tataatttcagaTCGCAGTAATACTCGactttctaaattatttacCGTTGAGTAATGCAACTAGATTGTGATTTAAAACGGTTACGCAATTTACGGTGATAAGTTGTTGACGAGTGTAGATGGAGATACTAAGCACCTTGTATTTGTGCTATATTACAGCACCTTACGAGGGTGGAATATGGAAGGTGAGGGTTCACTTGCCCGAGCACTACCCCTTCAAATCTCCTTCGATCGGTTTTATGAACAAGGTGTACCACCCTAACATTGACGAAGTCTCTGGCACGGTGTGTCTAGACGTAATAAACCAGGCCTGGACTGCCCTTTACGGTACGTATTTAAgtttttctccataaaatttcGTAAACCTGCGTCAAAACGATCGATCCACACTGTTTTATTTCTCTCGAGTTTCATACTAAATTTGATGGATTTTGTTTCAAAAACAGACTTCCGTTTCCCTCTAGTTTCATGGAAAAGAGTTTCTCTTCAGTTTCATAGAAAATTTGATTCAATTTGCTTGCCTTCAGTTTTGTTAAAGACTtattttgttctttgttaattttatgaaaaattcagACGCGTTTTGCTTCTTTTATATGTCAATCATATTTTTTCTCTTAGTTTTACGAAAAAGACAATTTTTTTTCATATGAAATATTACTAATATAATTAACTATTGCTGTTATAATAATGGTATTCCTTTTTATGGGATGTTTCAGATTTATCGAATATTTTCGAGTCTTTCCTACCCCAATTGTTAACATATCCTAATCCAATTGACCCTTTAAATGGCGACGCCGCGGCCATGTATCTACACAAACCTGAGGAGTACAAGAAGAAGGTAGCAGGTGAGTATACGATCCAACTAAACGTTAGTCCCGTCctcttttcatttctttattaatCCTTTGCGGTCTACGTAATTCCATATATTACTAATCCCAAATTGCTaagtcccctaattcccaattatCCAAACTTGTAAATCCATAACCCAAcgttaaaatatccaaattggcTTTGCAACTATACAAGTTATGTGTAATTTCGAAAGTCAGCAGACATAAAAATCAGCATATGTTGAAATCCTCGAACCATTTCCCCAAAGAAAGCCTACATTCCCGAGCGTTCACGTACCGCAAAAGGATTAATAAGTCGGCGACGAAGTGTAAATTGCCATATGTTCGATCTAGGCTATTTCCACTTAGAATATCCTGGTATTAGTTTAGCTGCAATATCCTTGTTGATCTGTTGGACAGATTACGTGAGGAAATACGCGACGGAGGAGGCGCTAAGGGACCAGGAGAACGGCGGTACCGAAAACGGTGTGTCGTCCGACAGCGAGTCTTCGATGAGCGATTTCAGCGAGGACGAAGCACAGGACATGGAGTTGTAACCAAATATTTTACCATCCGTACCCATATCCTTAATCTCGATTCCCTGTAAACACTCCGATCGCTCGTCCTACCAAATAGATGCTTACATTCGAACCACCAGACAGACATCACTGTCGGTTTAGCCAACATGGCACACTCGTCACTTCGTTTCCTAGGGAACACGTTTGAACTGCGACCAGAttgttgttaaattattatccGGCAGGTAAACGAAACAAGAAGGAAGCGttagagaaaaagaaaagtacAGTAAAAGTCGATGAGAGAAAAAAAAGTAACATAATCGCTTTTGGAGTTCTCTTTTAAAAGGGAGACGCAACAACGTCGCGTTGTTTTTACCGATCGAGAGaggattttttcttttctttttgttcccTATGGGGTCAGTTTGTCTAAAATCGATCAATGGTCGTGAACAATCGTTCATGTCTCGTGATTGACCACGCGATtgctctttttttttgtttattattttttagttggTTGTACCCTCCTCGTTTCGGGTTTTCTCTTCCTTTCTAACCGATATGTTTGCGTACACGGTCAGACAGACCGTGCATAGAGGTTAACGTTGCACGAACACGAAGGAAAGTTGTTGATTTCGTTTACCGACGAtttgtatctcttacggttgtTGCAACTCGTGTTACGTTGTGTTTTAGCGAGCTTTGTTGTTCGTACACGCTGCGAGAATAATTCGCGGGGTGAGCAGGGTGTTCGAGTACGTCAACATTTTAGGGGATGTAAAAAGACACCTTCTCTGTCGTATATTCTTTtagtttgaattaaaatttagcTTAGGATTAAGAAACAGGTTTAACCCTTGAAATCATGAGTAAAATTTCACCCCAACGATTATGCAGAACAGTTATTTGCAATCACGTTTATTTTTCTGGCGTTGCGTGAAAGTTTGTAATTAATGGAATATCTAAATTATGTTATCCATTGTTTAATATCAAACCATGTGtactattatttaatatcaaattaataGCATGGCGGTTAATAGGCTTTTACCGTTATCGTTCACTTTTAAAACAGAAACAAGACCGGGGTGAATTTTCATGCATGATATCAACGTTTAATTATAGTCTCCGTGGCGATTATAGACTTTTAAGGGTTGAAACTGAAATTTAGTTAACTTAAGATTATAAGGATTGTACGTAGTAACTCAAGCTCTATggatgatatttttaaataaaaatttgtgttgTTAACGACAAAAATTATAAGCTTCTGCACCTTTTCTGGATTATGGGGTTGctctgaaaattttttaaaacgttgttgatataattatttcaaaatttacttaATAAAATCTAAAtgccaaataaaatttataaagacagtagataaaataatgtttaacCCTTGTTGCAAATGAACGAtatgaaattttgtatgttaaataacatttttgtatgtaaaatgaaatgaaGATGTTTATGTGTAGTGCTATTATATCAACATTATTATGTGAAACtgattaaaaatgattacattgaaaaaatcactttttgaaaaaatattaaatgacacCTATTTGTATTTCCACTTGtgtgaataaattttaaaaccagaccttttaaatacatattagaAAATCTCTTGTAAAATTGAAGACATGCAACAAAGGGTTAAATGTTTCCAGTAAATCATCAATAATGCATGCAATTACTAACAATGGTATTTACACGCGCTGTaaaattaattctcaaattgtaaTTACCCTACAAGCTAGAaactaagaaaataataattgtatgaaagTTAAAATACCATCCTAATTTTACCGCCACTCAGAATTCTTTTACACTGTCGCTAAAAATGTTCGCAATTAAAATTGTCAGAGCCTACGGCAGCGAAGGTGTCAACCCTAATTTTAACGAATAACTTCAACGATACCGTCAACACCCTGTGATCATTTAGCAATTATTATTCTCGCACGTTACGAAAATTCATTTCCGCTGTAGAGTAACGACTCTTTTGTTGCTTTCACGAAACTATTTTTCACGATCGCAATTCTCGACGATGAGAAAAGAAACAGATGCTGAAAGCCACGGTGCAGGCGATGACACCCTTCGATCATCGatatctctttttctttttccgttGTCGATTACCTCTCTCTATACGTTTGATTTCCGTCGAAGAGAAAAGAAAGCGAActaagagaaaaaagaaaaaaaaaaaaaagaatttggaaaatgggtaCTAGGTCCATCTTCCTTGTCATTGTTCTGTCATCACCATCCCTAAACGTTTCCCTCGTAGGGCGGAGCAGCCGGGACAGGCTTCGACGACAGTGTTGAAGACACTAACAAGCCTACGTTATAAACGGCGTTTAAGTAACGATGTTAATGTCGGATTGTCCCAACCGCAGTTGAAATCTGCACGCTCAACGATGATTCTCGAGAGAAGAGAAACGATCGACGAAGACCGGTGTCGATTCGAAGCGTCCAGCATGGCCTTCTGTAGCGAAACTGACGCGAACACCTCGAATCCTTCGCGTATTAT
Above is a window of Megachile rotundata isolate GNS110a chromosome 12, iyMegRotu1, whole genome shotgun sequence DNA encoding:
- the UbcE2H gene encoding ubiquitin conjugating enzyme E2H → MSSPSAGKRRMDTDVLKLIESKHEVTILGGLNEFSVKFYGPRGTPYEGGIWKVRVHLPEHYPFKSPSIGFMNKVYHPNIDEVSGTVCLDVINQAWTALYDLSNIFESFLPQLLTYPNPIDPLNGDAAAMYLHKPEEYKKKVADYVRKYATEEALRDQENGGTENGVSSDSESSMSDFSEDEAQDMEL